From Lytechinus variegatus isolate NC3 chromosome 16, Lvar_3.0, whole genome shotgun sequence, the proteins below share one genomic window:
- the LOC121429779 gene encoding protein MIS12 homolog isoform X1, producing MARHLKTDWQSDPLEISPAAPAGRTGGGGRRKPARFTEHSVYYRGRARGGRFVSHFSECMKNNWTSNFLRVKIMAAPSNQSTDDEKDVSSSITKKVMGDSLHEYETQYFGFTPKSFIDGVYNAVADYLYDSVDAADKYIASESQQGRHPVCPEAVRESSDRLLAHLQLVFDKAFDRLETYLIKNIFPIPSHVVLPEDKIHKELTPTESDEAKLDTELEELRQRILDAQYVNARLEQWSNSVKQIQNLLDDLLTQMEDYQKICIQENVADLKESIVFMATRAEKLLDLSQTLHLNSVTSSKKRGLDDDDERSIPAKMSHQSGSP from the exons ATGGCGCGCCATTTGAAGACCGACTGGCAGTCCGATCCCCTCGAGATCTCGCCAGCCGCGCCGGCCGGGCGCACTGGGGGCGGCGGTCGCCGAAAACCAGCTAGATTCACCGAGCATAGCGTATATTATCGAGGCCGAGCTAGAGGCGGGCGCTTTGTCAGTCACTTTTCAGAGTGTATGAAAAATAACTGGACATCGAATTTCTTGAGAGTTAAG ATAATGGCTGCTCCGTCCAATCAAAGCACAGACGATGAGAAGGATGTATCATCAAGCATCACAAAGAAGGTTATGGGAGACTCCCTGCATGAGTATGAAACACAGTACTTTGGCTTCACACCAAAATCATTCATAGATGGAG TATACAATGCTGTTGCTGACTATCTGTATGACAGTGTAGATGCTGCGGACAAATATATTGCTTCTGAG AGCCAGCAGGGAAGGCATCCTGTATGTCCAGAAGCAGTTAGAGAG TCTTCAGACAGATTACTAGCCCATCTTCAACTAGTCTTTGACAAGGCTTTTGACAGACTGGAGACATACCTGATTAAGAACATCTTTCCTATCCCGTCTCATGTCGTCTTACCCGAAGATAAG ATCCATAAAGAATTGACCCCGACAGAATCGGATGAAGCCAAACTTGATACAGAGCTGGAGGAACTTCGACAGAGAATACTTGAT GCACAATATGTGAATGCTAGACTTGAGCAGTGGTCTAATAGCGTCAAACAGATTCAAAACCTCTTGGATGATTTGCTGACCCAAATGGAAGACTACCAAAAAATTTGCATCCAGGAAAATG TTGCTGATTTGAAAGAGTCTATCGTATTCATGGCAACCAGAGCGGAGAAGCTACTCGATCTGTCTCAGACATTACACCTTAACAGTGTAACCAGTTCAAAG aAACGAGgattggatgatgatgatgagaggaGCATTCCAGCCAAGATGAGTCACCAGAGTGGATCCCCCTGA
- the LOC121429779 gene encoding protein MIS12 homolog isoform X2, protein MAAPSNQSTDDEKDVSSSITKKVMGDSLHEYETQYFGFTPKSFIDGVYNAVADYLYDSVDAADKYIASESQQGRHPVCPEAVRESSDRLLAHLQLVFDKAFDRLETYLIKNIFPIPSHVVLPEDKIHKELTPTESDEAKLDTELEELRQRILDAQYVNARLEQWSNSVKQIQNLLDDLLTQMEDYQKICIQENVADLKESIVFMATRAEKLLDLSQTLHLNSVTSSKKRGLDDDDERSIPAKMSHQSGSP, encoded by the exons ATGGCTGCTCCGTCCAATCAAAGCACAGACGATGAGAAGGATGTATCATCAAGCATCACAAAGAAGGTTATGGGAGACTCCCTGCATGAGTATGAAACACAGTACTTTGGCTTCACACCAAAATCATTCATAGATGGAG TATACAATGCTGTTGCTGACTATCTGTATGACAGTGTAGATGCTGCGGACAAATATATTGCTTCTGAG AGCCAGCAGGGAAGGCATCCTGTATGTCCAGAAGCAGTTAGAGAG TCTTCAGACAGATTACTAGCCCATCTTCAACTAGTCTTTGACAAGGCTTTTGACAGACTGGAGACATACCTGATTAAGAACATCTTTCCTATCCCGTCTCATGTCGTCTTACCCGAAGATAAG ATCCATAAAGAATTGACCCCGACAGAATCGGATGAAGCCAAACTTGATACAGAGCTGGAGGAACTTCGACAGAGAATACTTGAT GCACAATATGTGAATGCTAGACTTGAGCAGTGGTCTAATAGCGTCAAACAGATTCAAAACCTCTTGGATGATTTGCTGACCCAAATGGAAGACTACCAAAAAATTTGCATCCAGGAAAATG TTGCTGATTTGAAAGAGTCTATCGTATTCATGGCAACCAGAGCGGAGAAGCTACTCGATCTGTCTCAGACATTACACCTTAACAGTGTAACCAGTTCAAAG aAACGAGgattggatgatgatgatgagaggaGCATTCCAGCCAAGATGAGTCACCAGAGTGGATCCCCCTGA